A genomic window from Silene latifolia isolate original U9 population chromosome Y, ASM4854445v1, whole genome shotgun sequence includes:
- the LOC141628751 gene encoding secreted RxLR effector protein 161-like: protein MNKCKIMSTPLAINEKLCKEDGAEKVDPSTYRGIVGCLLYLTASRPDLMFSASHLSRFMQSPCQLHHSAAKRVLRYLKGTKELGIWYKPTKTSELVGYSDSDWGGSIDDMKSTSGYAFTLGSGIFSWQSEKQDNVAQSTAEAEYIAACTAMNQAI from the coding sequence ATGAATAAGTGCAAAATTATGTCCACACCACTAGCTATAAATGAAAAACTTTGTAAAGAAGATGGAGCTGAAAAGGTTGATCCTAGCACTTATAGGGGTATCGTTGGATGCTTATTATATTTAACAGCTTCAAGACCCGATCTTATGTTTTCTGCAAGTCATTTATCAAGATTTATGCAAAGCCCCTGTCAACTTCACCATTCCGCTGCAAAAAGAGTTTTAAGATATCTAAAAGGCACTAAAGAATTAGGTATCTGGTACAAACCAACTAAAACATCAGAATTAGTTGGGTACTCTGATAGTGATTGGGGTGGATCAATTGATGATATGAAAAGTACATCAGGTTATGCATTTACTCTAGGAAGTGGAATATTCTCATGGCAATCAGAAAAACAAGATAATGTTGCTCAATCAACAGCTGAAGCAGAATACATAGCCGCATGTACAGCTATGAATCAAGCAATTTGA
- the LOC141628752 gene encoding uncharacterized protein LOC141628752, which yields MGAKKRPASQKAVAEPEPKDIHEEEVLEIDPPAPPDWNFDPLDEDGVSRIEDFLSVPEEERAWPASLGRDLLPRRREDVIPEKEGREKKHIQAQPIRSVKQVSARMDDMDAARAHINEFSASMSGQLLSANTLDSSTKVVSILSSLVTKSVELASQAKELRDAHARVSSLEEKLDKVNRDCTHPGVVRQELEAVREELKTVKEELTAEKQAMQDQLRKNEKLGAEKEIVKALLCALDLREIVEQGYIKTEPASGQILILSADEQRLIMKDAKATTYLHSAIGDTIFPRIINTSSAKQIWDTLQEEFQGSQKVYGDDDITDKRIVKKVLCILDNKFNFIVTAIEESKDLEKLSPQELFGSLQAHEQKDKSNGTEKKGRFPPCGICKKTNHMEKNCWNKGKILCDICKKFGHKPEDCWHKDQQAKAIVCENGTFEDHLFIACQASLGSNNDVWLIDSGCTNHMTNNRSMFIDIDTSMNSPVRMGDGSTIEAKGKGTIVVQTKKGTRFQNVLFVPSLGSNLLSVPQMMQNRYSLTVGYTPQQNGVSERKNKTVMEMARCMLFEKKMPKRFWAEAVKTAVYLLNRCPTKAVRDKTPCEAWTGEKPIVKYLRGENSNNKIPPDMSPPDSPRTPHESPRTPNDVESSSDSGPRASKHQEWKNAMKEELKMLEKNHTWDLTERPKHKDVVGVKWVYRTKLNLDGSIQKFKARLVVKGYSQQYGTDYTETFAPIARHDTIRILIALAAQHKWNIFQMDVKSAFLNGYLQEEIYVEQPDGFVIDGKENQVYKLKKALYGLK from the exons CCATGAGGAAGAGGTGcttgaaattgatcctcctgctc ctcctgattggaacttcGACCCTCTTGACGAGGATGGTGTTTCAAGGATAGAGGATTTTCTTTCtgttcctgaggaagagagggcttggcctgccAGTCTAGGCAGggatttattgccccg gaggagggaagatGTTATTCCTGAAAAGGAAGGGAGAGAGAAAAAGCATATTCAAGCTCAACCAATCAGGAGTGTCAAGCAAGTGTCTGCTAGGATGgacgatatggatgctgcccgggcacaTATAAATGAATTTTCTGCTAGTATGAGCGGCCAGCTTTTATCTGCTAATACCCTTGATtcttctactaaagtggtttctatcttgtcttctcttgtgacaaagtcTGTTGAgcttgcttctcaagctaaggag ctcagggatgcccatGCTAGGGTTTCTAGCTTGGAGGAGAAATTAGATAAAGTTAATCGTgactgcacacatccaggg gttgtcaggcaagagttggaggctgtaAGGGAAGAGCTGAAGACTGTCAAGGAAGAGCTGACtgccgagaagcaggcaatgcaggatcagctgaggaAAAATGAAAAGCTCGGTGCTGAAAAGGAGata GTGAAGGCATTGTTGTGTGCACTAGATTTACGGGAAATAGTTGAACAAGGATATATTAAAACCGAACCAGCATCTGGACAAATATTAATATTAAGTGCTGATGAACAAAGGTTAATAATGAAGGATGCAAAAGCAACTACTTATCTTCATTCTGCTATTGGTGATACAATTTTTCCACGAATCATCAATACATCTTCCGCAAAACAAATTTGGGATACCCTACAAGAGGAATTTCAAGGCTCGCAAAAG GTTTACGGTGATGACGATATCACTGATAAAAGGATTGTTAAGAAAGTCCTTTGCATCTTAGACAACAAATTTAATTTCATTGTCACTGCTATAGAAGAGTCCAAAGACCTCGAGAAATTGTCTCCTCAAGAATTATTCGGGTCTTTACAAGCCCATGAACAAAAG GATAAGTCCAATGGGACGGAAAAGAAAGGCAGATTTCcaccttgtggaatatgtaagaAGACTAATCATATGGAGAAAAATTGTTGGAATAAAGGCAAAATATTATGTGATATTTGCAAAAAGTTCGGCCATAAGCCAGAGGATTGTTGGCACAAAGATCAACAAGCCAAAGCAATTGTTTGTGAGAATGGAACTTTTGAAGATCACCTCTTTATTGCATGTCAAGCTTCTTTGGGAAGTAATAATGATGTTTGGCTAATTGACAGTGGGTGCACAAATCATATGACCAACAATCGAAGTATGTTCATCGACATTGAcacttctatgaattctcctgtGAGAATGGGTGATGGCTCCACCATAGAGGCAAAAGGCAAAGGAACTATAGTCGTCCAAACAAAGAAGGGAACACGCTTTCAAAATGTACTATTTGTTCCTAGTCTTGGTTCAAATTTATTAAGTGTTCCTCAAATGATGCAAAATAGATATTCG CTTACGGTTGGGTacacaccacaacaaaatggtgtatCTGAACGTAAGAATAAAACAGTTATGGAAATGGCTCGATGTATGCTTTTTGAGAAGAAAATGCCAAAAAGATTTTGGGCGGAGGCTGTTAAGACAGCCGTGTATCTTCTGAATAGATGTCCAACTAAGGCAGTGAGGGATAAAACACCATGCGAAGCTTGGACAGGCGAGAAACCTATTGTAAAATACCTTAGG GGGGAAAATAGCAATAATAAAATTCCGCCTGATATGTCACCACCAGATTCTCCTAGAACGCCACATGAATCACCTAGAACACCAAATGATGTTGAATCTTCTTCGGATTCAGGACCAAGAG CTTCAAAACATCAAGAGTGGAAAAATGCGATGAAGGAGGAGCTAAAAATGCTGGAGAAAAATCATACTTGGGATCTCACAGAAAGACCAAAACATAAAGATGTAGTTGGAGTCAAGTGGGTTTATAGAACAAAACTTAATCTAGATGGCTCTATTCAGAAGTTCAAAGCAAGGCTCGTTGTAAAAGGATACTCTCAACAATATGGTACTGATTACACCGAGACATTTGCTCCTATCGCAAGGCATGATACAATAAGAATCTTAATTGCCTTAGCTGCTCAACATAAATGGAATATTTTTCAGATGGATGTAAAGTCCGCATTCTTAAATGGCTATCTCCAAGAAGAGATATATGTCGAACAACCAGATGGATTCGTTATTGATGGAAAAGAAAATCAAGTTTATAAACTCAAGAAAGCACTATACGGATTAAAATAA